DNA sequence from the Myxocyprinus asiaticus isolate MX2 ecotype Aquarium Trade chromosome 3, UBuf_Myxa_2, whole genome shotgun sequence genome:
tggaactaaggggccaagcccagctcctgaaaacaaccccacaccataatcccccctccaccaaacttcacagttggcacaatgcagtcagacaaataccgttctcctggcaaccgccaaacccagactcgtccatcagattgccagatggagaagcgtgatccgtcactccagagaacgcgtctccactgctctagagtccagtggcggcgtgctttacaccactgcatccgacgctttgcattgcacttggtgatgtgtggcttggatgcagctgctcggccatggaaacccattccatgaagctctctacgcactgttcttgagctaatctgaactttggaggtctgtagtgattgactctgaagaaagttggcgacctctgcgcactgtgcgcctcagcatccgctgaccccgctctgtcattttacgtggcctaccacttcgtggctgagttgctgtcattcccaatcgtttccactttgttataataccactgacagttgactgtggaatatttagtagcgaggaaatttcatgactggacttgttgctcaggtggcatcctatcacagtaccacgctggaattcactgagctcctgagagcggctcattctttcacaaatgtttgcagaagcagtctgcatgcctaggtgcttcattttatacacctgtggccatggaagtgactggaacacctgaattcaattatttggatgggtgagcgaatacttttggcaatatagtgtatatatatatatttattttttatttttttatttttctctccccttttctccccaatttggaatgcccaattcccaatgtgctctaagtcctcgtggtggcgtagtgactcgcctcaatccgggtggcggaggacgaatctcagttgcctccacgtctgagaccatcaatccgtgcattttatcacgtggcttgttgagcacgttactgcggagacgtagcgcgtgtggaggcttcacgctattctccgcagcatccacgcacaactcaccacgcgccccaccgagagcgagaaccacacgttatagcgaccacaaggaggttacaccatgtgactctaccctccctagcaaccgggccaatttgtttgcttaggagacctggctggagtcactcagcacgccctggattcgaactcgtgactccaggggtggtagtcagcgtcaatactcactgagctacccaggccccccctagaaatttggattataaatatacttctaatacattacattttgaaaagTAGAGATACAATTTCATAGCAAACcaaattttacccaaaatgtgtgtatttatgctCAGAGTATTGCACTGTTCCTCTCGCTTCACctctattgaaatcagttgcgagtcgagtCTCGCATGCGCTGCGTGTGAcgatttcagtaaggatgctgccatagaagacagctgcctatgtaagcaggagacagcaaggcagctcactgaTTCTTGAACAGACCCTCTGCCTGGGCCCACACTAATCTAAACACTCTGATACATCATTGGATTTATGCACACAACAGACATGTCtctgattggttacaatgctcaatGTTGCAAAAACAcacattgtatataaaatatttagacacGACTGGAACCTAAAGGGAATTCTGTAATTAACACTTTCCACAATTATTTAATTGCAACAGCCGTAACTGGAATCTCGACTTCCAGGTCTGGTAAAAATAACTTAAGTCTTACCTTGGTGACCCACTCTGTGTGCCCAGTAAATGTGTTGACACAGGTTCCAGTAGACATGGACCAGACTTTTACAGTGAAGTCTGCAGAGCCACTGACCAAGGTGTCCAACTCATCATTGTAGTCTATACTGAACACTGCAACAACAGTAAATCTTAAATTTTGAGTACATTGTCTTGCTTCCATCTACAACAAAGTCTACATTAAAACTGCAATTTTAATTGCacaataacagttttttttttttttcaaacattaaaaaaacaagctaaaaaaaaaaaaaaaaaattggaatggAATGGGAAAATGCCATAACTATTACATTTTATGGTTGACATTTGCTAGGAGATGTTTTAGAGTTTGCCTCCTACCTGCCCCAGTGTGTCCTCGGAATTGCTGGATTTTGGCACCAGTACTCCATTCCCAGCATGCAATTGTGTTGTCAAAAGACCCTGTAACCAGTTTCTGTTCATCAAATTTGACAGTGGCACAAGTGTGTGTCTGGATGCCATAGATGCACTGCCCTGTGCGTACATCCCACAGTTTGGCTGACAGATCATCAGAACCTGAGAGAAATGACCTCTGTGATCAGTCAGTTACTAAAGGTgacattcatttaataaaaaaagtttaaaagaagACCTCCAACACTGTGTTGATCTTTTACCCTGTGCTTCACTAGTAAATCACATAACATTCACATATGAATGTCAATTTGGTTACTTGGTTAGTACTCCTCCCAAATAACAGTATTGGATGAGTTTACACACAATAGCCACAAGCAACAGATTCAGTTAATTCTGTGAAACCAATTGAGCATTTATTTGGAACAACTTTACAACAAATCGTATCCATAAGCACTTTATACACCCACTTCATTAAACCAAATATATGCATTTCACATTAGCATGCCCTATTGATTTAATTGACATGGAGGTATAACATGAATCCATAAGGAGCACAACAGTTGATTTACCCACACTGGGGAATGGAGCTCACATACGCTGGTCAGCCAAAAGGGATGTGTGTCAAAAGTGACCACCTCAATACATGCACATTCATTCATTTAGTAGGTCTATGCTATCCAACTCCCAAATGAGAATTACAACAACATAAGCAaattgctcagaaaagtaaagacTACAACTACAAAATTAACGCACCTGTGCAGAGGAGCCCATCCCGGTAATAGAGAGCATATACACGAGCGCTGTGTCCAATGAGAGAGCTCGTCTCAAATGCATCCTCCTCTCTCAGCTGCTTCATGCGCAGTTTGGCCTTCAGATAAACACCCTTCCAGTGCACTGCATCCTGGATGGACTCATCGATGCGCCAGCCGAGGTCGCGACACACGCCCTGCCAGACTTCTGTACAGGCATTGATGACCTTATTCCACTGCTTGCACACCAGGCAGCAGGTGAGCAGGGTCTGTGGGTCTAGCCAGCGGAGCACGTAGAAGGCCAGCTCTAACGGCAGCAGACGCAGGAAATCCCGCTTTAGCAGCGCTTCCAGCCCATTGGACAGGTGTCGCAGCTGGGCGGCACCACTCAGTGAGATGAGGTGGTCCAGAGATTGGTTGCGCTGCTGGTCGTTTAGAGCCAGGAAGGAGGTGGAAACTGATTCCAGCCACTCCTCAAAAGCTGCCTTCTCCATGGGCACATGAGGGCGTCTACCTTTTGACAGATAAATTGACTAGGTGAGCAGACAAGACTTCATGCAAACACTGATGATGTAGAACAGTACTACTTGTTAATTGAATTAAAGAAGTTAACAAGACTATTAATAGCTCTATCAAGAGCAATGCAGAAAGCAAGCACTTTCATATTGCATAACGGATGCTCTATCAGAGGAAAAATATAAGCATTAATCAATCTGATGCAGCCTTTCAGTAATGTAAATGTCATTACATTACAAAACAGGATGTCTAGGAACTAATTCATTTGGAGCGCCAAGACATAACTGTAGAGATAATAATGTGCCTGGCGTAGTCACATATATGAAGCAAATTGATTCTGTTAAACACATGACATCTACAGGACTACTTGGCTGACAAACTAATACATCTGCCTGCACTGAAACTGACAGGCTGTCAGTAACTGGGATTGACTTAATAAGCTTTCTGGTTTCCAAACACACCAGCTAAAATAAAGTTGCTAGCTTGCTGGCTAATAAGGACTTTATAAAAACTATATTCAAATACCAACCTGAACAGCATTGTGTTCAACGGTGATAACTCCACGCTTAACTCTACATATGAAACAAAGCAGGACAAAACGCTCACCATTTCCAGTAGAATCAGTGTGAAAAGAGCGCTAGCTAGTTGCTTAAGAAACGCGCTACCTAACATGTGTCAACACAAATCGATATCGCTATACATAAAGAAAACTCGTGATTTTGCAGTTGAGACACAATCTGCTATTGTTCGGTGAAAATCGAATCTTAACGAGAAACAAAAAGAGTCAAACTCCCTGCTAACTGCCTTCAAGCAAAACTCTAGAATGCAATGCTAGCATGACAACAGTACATGCTATATGGATCTAACGGAAACAGCCTCGACTCGAAAAAATCACGTGCTCTGTTTCGCTTACATTTTAACAGCTATATTATTCCGGAACGTAATGTTATACGTTAATTAAAAGCACACATGTTGGGTTTTCTGTTTGTGGAGTTAGCTGGCTAGGCTAAGATGAGGAGCCGCTGTTAGCAATGGGGAATTACAGCGACAGGAAGTTGCGAGATAAGCTATTTGACACGAGCGACAGGAAGTCAGGGGGAGTGTCCGTCGCCTGTCACTTTTTCAAAGCATGACACTAGTCACTAAATTTGAGTGTGCATTGCTTACAAATATTTTTCACACATGCTATTAGTAAATAGGCGTGAACTCCACATAATATAGCTTTAATATCTTATTTCGCGTCTTATAGCTTTAATATCTTATTTCTTATTTCAATTGGGTGCTTCCATGGAGCACGTAATTTCATGGTCAACAGGGGGCGTACTATGTCAACTAACCAGCAACTAACTGAACAGTTCAGTAAAAACGATTCATGTTTGTGGTTGTGCATATTTTATAAGCCAAAATGATTTTATTGCTGAAAATATTCTCTAAATTATTTAAGTAAAATTAATGTTGAGAGTTCAATTCAGTCTTTATAAAGAACCTTGTGCAAAGAATGCAATAGCAATCGCTCTATCTATCAGCAGTGTTGGTtaaaagttacttaaaaatagtaatccactacaaattacgaataatttctctaaaattgtaattagattactttagTACTTACGtaaatgaaaaagtaatcacattactaattactttacttttactttaattactttactttctaaaacacttttccactcaatgaatacaaattaatgtagatttttctttcttgttcattgctacatacaagtcatacactcggcacctcacatttctccttcacaatgacacacagggccataattcatgtattctacataaataatatattagaaattagCAAAACCCTATAAtgttcttaaaagtaattaaattaattgaaagtcggtagtctgattacaagaatgtaaaatgtaatgcattacactactttttttttttttactaataaagtaattagaatacagtaacTACTTACTttttaattggattacacccaacactgtccaTCAGCAACATGGCAAGATAAGAGCAAAGCAGGGTTaataaataaaggaaaaataTTTCAGCAATTAAGAATTTAAactaaatgaattttttttttaataataaatgattaCATTTAGAATACATATGTATATAAATGAGAATTAAAGTAAGGCATAAACCTCTTAAAGTGAATATACAAAAAGTATATACAAATAGTATCTGTGAAGCATAAACGTTGATGGTTGCATCCCCAAAAGTTTTAGTTCTCACCCATTAGAAAGACCAGTTTATAGGACAAGACCTTTTTGGATAATTCTGTCCTTTGGAAGCATATCTAGGATATACAAGAAACAATCTATTTAGATATAGCCTATATAAGAAAACAAATTTAAAGTGTCAGAGGGAGAACTAGTATGCTGTGCTGCTTTGCTTCTGTTCCACAGAGAGTGTCTCTGATGCATGTAACagtcagggctcgagttgagggggaaTGCGAGGTGATGCCATCTCCCTTGTTGCAAGAAAAACCACACCTTACCATCCCATTTAGAtcagttgtgtcatgtattatttagaactaatcatgcaagtaaagtATTAAACCTTCtactttaaataagggcgattagccAGTCAGAATTAGAGTTCGACATGTgtggggttgccagatttctataggtgaaatcccacaattagataatcacatttgaacagtttgaaaatattctgccagggtgacgctttagtcacgcaatctggcGACCTTGAGCACGCGAGCTCTCTCTTGACTGTGAAAAGATGCCggatttctgaaaacactggtaaaCAGGTATGTTGGAGTTCAGCGATGGGTTGTCCtactagtgttcacatgaaacttataccactgaaggtaatgcaaattttcaaaagttttgagcaatttcaaaaatggcaaagagaacagttaaagaaaatattttgtctttcattAAAAAGAGAACAGAATGCAAGATATTGCTATGATGAGTGTACAGTTACAGCATGTACGTTTTTACTAGttcagttattggagtagaaaaaatgcgtgtctgtgacagtgggcgagtgatctagaaaaaaaaaatatttttcatgatcataacatggattcttttcacagaattaatcataaaatacaataatggagggtaacaggtgcatattatgttCATGTGTCATAAGGGTCACTGAAGTgacgctcatttttgtccagatctattacattaaaaatacatttaaaaaaatgcaattcacacaaaccatttacttgaatacaccacttctatgatgagcattgtttttattatttcatattgatattttttttctggggcttaaagtaaaaaatgtcatgtggtgtccagagacattaaacaaaatcctgaaaaaataaatgttggcatgactagtgcagaataatcttttattgttatttcttaaaaaattaaacagtgaaacaattatgttctaaaatataattcatatttaaaaacgtttttgtccaccaaataaaagtcattgtgtgAAATCAAcatggtagccattttgttgtttatgttgaccataaaaaccattaaacagagcggacacctttagaccctcaagactgagcgtgaAGTTTTATAAAACACCTGATatgaattttaacatttttatgaaaaggcacattttgttcaagtcatgtggtgtaaccctgagaaaacttcttgatattcttgactcagaaattcataatatttataaaaatattttttacctttaaaaatgtgtttgaaaacttttttggaaattaatgataaTGCTGGTTTTACTCTCATGTATACAAGGTTCAAAGAaagtattattatactttttactttaaatgtGCTATTTTTGGTCACTGTCtgattcatcttcttccaacctacagacagaaattaaaatctgctaagcctgtattaagtaCTGTaaagatggaccaacgaagcagagctggaactacaagcctgctttgactgtactgactggagtgtttttgagactgcagacaccaatctggacgagctcacagatactgttacatcatatatcagtttttgtgaggatatgtgcattcctactaggacttatttaacatttaacaacaacaaaccatggtttacagtggaactcaggcagcttcatcaggccaaagaggatgcttacagagttggggataaagtcttgtacaatcaggccaggaacacactgaataagggaatcagagtggctaaaagaagatactctgagaagctgaaaaacaagttttcagctaacgaccctgcatcagtgtggagtgacatgaaacaacttacaaattacaggactcctgcccccaaccctgtggtggaccaacaactggctgatgacctgaatgtgttctactgtagatttgaaaggcccaatctcacaccccacacccactctgaccttcacttcacacaaacaacaacacctcctgcaacccccctcgtcccccctcctgctactcaacctgcacttaagatctgtgaagatgatgtgagccacgtctttcgacaacaaaggataaggaaagcacagggcccagatggcgtttcacctgcatgtcttagatcctgtgctaaccagctggcccccatcttcacacagatcttcaatagatcactggagcagtgtgaagtcccatgctgcttcaaacgttccactatcatccccatcccaaagaaaccaaaaattacaggacttaatgactacagacctgtcgccctgatgtctgtggtcatgaaatcctttgagagactgatgttggcccacctgaagaacatcactggaccctttctagatccccttcaatttgcttatcgagcaaacaggtctgtggatgatgcagtcaacatgggattgcatcatatcctgcaacatctggacagaccagggacatatgcaaggatcctttttgtggacttcagttcggctttcaacaccatcatcccagctatactccagaataaattacaccaactctctgttcccttgtctatctgtcagtggattaccagctttctgacggacaggcagcagcttgtgaggcaggggaaactcacttccagcacctatacaatcagcactggtgccccccagggatgtgtgctctccccactactcttctccctctacaccaatgactgcatcgccaaggacccctctgtcaagctcctgaagtttgcagatgacaccactgtcatcggcctcatccgagatgacgatgagtctgcatacagaagggaggttgaacagctggctgtctggtgcagtcaaaacaaccttgagctgaacacactcaaaacagtggagatgattgtggactttatgaggaacaccccaacactgacccccctcaccattctaaacagcactgtggcagcagtggagtcattcaggttcctgggcactaccatctcac
Encoded proteins:
- the fbxw2 gene encoding F-box/WD repeat-containing protein 2 isoform X2 yields the protein MEKAAFEEWLESVSTSFLALNDQQRNQSLDHLISLSGAAQLRHLSNGLEALLKRDFLRLLPLELAFYVLRWLDPQTLLTCCLVCKQWNKVINACTEVWQGVCRDLGWRIDESIQDAVHWKGVYLKAKLRMKQLREEDAFETSSLIGHSARVYALYYRDGLLCTGSDDLSAKLWDVRTGQCIYGIQTHTCATVKFDEQKLVTGSFDNTIACWEWSTGAKIQQFRGHTGAVFSIDYNDELDTLVSGSADFTVKVWSMSTGTCVNTFTGHTEWVTKVLLQKSQVESMMHSPGDYILLSADKYEIKVWPIGCEINCKCLKTLSVSEDRSVCLQPRLQFDGQHIICSSDLGIYQWDFASFDVLRVIRPHQDPSSLSLLSFGEVFALLFDNHHLYVMDLRTEVIVGHWPLPAYRKSKRGSSFLPGVTSWLNGLDGKNDSGLVFATSMPDHSIHLVLWRENG
- the fbxw2 gene encoding F-box/WD repeat-containing protein 2 isoform X1, with the protein product MLGSAFLKQLASALFTLILLEMVSVLSCFVSYVELSVELSPLNTMLFRRPHVPMEKAAFEEWLESVSTSFLALNDQQRNQSLDHLISLSGAAQLRHLSNGLEALLKRDFLRLLPLELAFYVLRWLDPQTLLTCCLVCKQWNKVINACTEVWQGVCRDLGWRIDESIQDAVHWKGVYLKAKLRMKQLREEDAFETSSLIGHSARVYALYYRDGLLCTGSDDLSAKLWDVRTGQCIYGIQTHTCATVKFDEQKLVTGSFDNTIACWEWSTGAKIQQFRGHTGAVFSIDYNDELDTLVSGSADFTVKVWSMSTGTCVNTFTGHTEWVTKVLLQKSQVESMMHSPGDYILLSADKYEIKVWPIGCEINCKCLKTLSVSEDRSVCLQPRLQFDGQHIICSSDLGIYQWDFASFDVLRVIRPHQDPSSLSLLSFGEVFALLFDNHHLYVMDLRTEVIVGHWPLPAYRKSKRGSSFLPGVTSWLNGLDGKNDSGLVFATSMPDHSIHLVLWRENG